A genomic stretch from Scheffersomyces stipitis CBS 6054 chromosome 6, complete sequence includes:
- a CDS encoding predicted protein, with amino-acid sequence MSATNYTAVYGLMQLLRYQNNYPDLSSGSWPQAQQGRNLLGSIPPVMQQFTTDYQINLFGDYPGPSDLVPSVIFAVIFGIIALAHLFIFIMNYSRGHYFWLSLGWFIYGVMRVIGFSLRPVWGRDLSYVLYGPPCEVFLILPSILIVSFNLILAQRIFTWRHPVGGSRKLFWGVMITLYVVVAGVVAMTIVASIVPYLYFLSERVYTRYKKVVQVTSVLVSLYSLTSISLLGLAYFFKPTKKDEDLYTFQPWWIESFSPLYYVKKGAAQEAAQSFARRHSIHRRAIRVIPASHHHYRIVEGLSKERGNINHNASLLLITVTTVLIFVGCILRAIVVFQGRYRKDSSILCRPVAMYIVWGVFELFINLCYLIGRVDLRFYRPDRLPKDIRDIMTANVSQEPSLISRESESDGFESPEENDKETYDDSEGFDFSDPEPASSVRGPYEPPKRPFQIPYPVDEKYIHKEDDEDEEFHF; translated from the coding sequence ATGTCCGCAACAAATTACACCGCAGTGTATGGTCTCATGCAATTATTGCGGTACCAGAACAACTATCCGGATCTTTCAAGTGGATCATGGCCACAGGCACAGCAAGGGCGTAATTTGCTTGGGAGCATTCCTCCCGTAATGCAACAATTCACGACAGATTATCAAATAAACTTATTTGGAGACTACCCTGGACCTCTGGATTTAGTTCCATCTGTCATATTTGCAGTTATATTTGGAATAATAGCTCTAGCTCATttattcatcttcattatgAATTACTCCCGGGGCCATTATTTCTGGTTATCTCTCGGGTGGTTCATTTATGGAGTAATGAGAGTGATAGGATTTTCGTTAAGACCAGTATGGGGAAGAGACTTGAGTTATGTCTTGTATGGTCCACCTTGTGAAGTGTTTTTAATTTTACCTTCTATTCTCATTGTCTCGTTCAATTTGATCCTAGCCCAGCGTATTTTCACTTGGAGACATCCTGTTGGTGGTTCCAGAAAACTCTTTTGGGGAGTCATGATAACTTTGTATGTAGTTGTGGCTGGCGTGGTTGCAATGACCATCGTAGCTTCGATTGTTCCATATCTCTACTTCTTGTCTGAAAGGGTGTACACTAGATACAAGAAAGTGGTTCAAGTTACGTCAGTTTTGGTCCTGTTGTACTCATTGACTTCGATTTCATTGTTGGGTTTGGCATACTTTTTCAAGCCAACCAAAAAAGACGAGGATTTATACACATTTCAGCCTTGGTGGATCGAGTCTTTTTCTCCATTGTACTATGTGAAAAAGGGAGCTGCTCAAGAGGCTGCTCAGTCTTTTGCTAGAAGACATTCAATACACAGAAGAGCCATTCGTGTTATTCCTGCTTCTCATCACCACTACCGTATAGTCGAAGGACTAAGTAAAGAAAGAGGAAATATTAATCATAATGCTTCATTGTTGCTAATTACAGTTACCACCGTTCTTATTTTTGTTGGCTGTATTCTCAGAGCCATAGTGGTTTTCCAAGGCAGATACCGAAAGGATAGTAGTATACTTTGTCGTCCTGTTGCCATGTACATTGTGTGGGGTGTATTTGAACTTTTTATCAACTTGTGCTACTTAATTGGCAGAGTGGACTTGAGATTTTACAGACCAGATAGACTTCCAAAGGATATCAGAGATATAATGACAGCCAACGTCTCCCAAGAACCTTCCCTAATTAGTAGGGAATCAGAGTCCGATGGATTTGAgtctccagaagaaaacgacaagGAGACTTACGACGACTCAGAAGGTTTTGATTTCCTGGACCCTGAACCAGCTTCAAGTGTCCGCGGACCCTATGAACCCCCTAAAAGACCATTCCAAATACCATATCCTGTGGATGAGAAGTATATTCATAAGGAAGATGACGAGGATGAAGAGTTCCACTTCTAA
- a CDS encoding predicted protein, which translates to MSRPEELAPPEVFYNDTESFKYTSSTRVQHIQAKMTLRALELLNLEKEQPHFLLDLGCGSGLSGEILTEEGYNWIGMDISPSMLATGLDRDVEGDLFLSDLGNGVPFRAGTFDAAISISAIQWLCNADTAGVDPKKRLLCFFNTLYSSLRRGGKFVAQFYPMNDSQTEAILGAAKVAGFGGGLIIDDPDSKRHKKYYLVLTAGLSERTVNLTGATMEAPVMNKKVNKKLLRKMESGKDFINRKKETMKRRGKKVALDSKFTGRKRRPRF; encoded by the coding sequence ATGTCAAGACCGGAAGAGCTTGCTCCACCTGAGGTATTTTACAATGATACAGAATCTTTCAAATACACGTCGTCTACACGTGTGCAGCATATTCAAGCCAAGATGACCTTGAGAGCCTTGGAActtttgaacttggaaaaggaaCAGCCCCATTTCTTACTAGACTTGGGTTGTGGCTCTGGTTTATCAGGAGAAATATTGACCGAAGAAGGTTACAACTGGATAGGGATGGATATTTCACCTAGTATGTTGGCCACAGGTTTGGATAGAGATGTTGAAGGAGACCTTTTCTTAAGTGATCTTGGTAATGGTGTGCCGTTCAGAGCTGGCACTTTTGATGCAGctatttctatttctgCCATTCAGTGGTTGTGCAATGCTGACACAGCTGGTGTAGATCCtaagaagagattgttgtGTTTTTTTAATACGTTATACTCGTCATTGAGAAGAGGAGGAAAATTTGTGGCTCAGTTCTATCCTATGAATGATAGTCAAACTGAAGCTATACTAGGTGCTGCTAAAGTTGCTGGTTTTGGCGGTGGCTTAATCATCGACGATCCAGATTCAAAAAGACACAAGAAATATTACTTGGTGTTGACTGCTGGTCTTTCTGAAAGAACGGTTAACTTGACTGGTGCTACTATGGAGGCTCCTGTCATGAACAAGAAGgtgaacaagaaattgttAAGAAAGATGGAGTCCGGCAAGGATTTCATCAATAGAAAGAAGGAGACCATGAAGAGAAGAGGTAAGAAGGTTGCCCTTGATTCCAAATTCACTGGTAGAAAGAGACGTCCTCGTTTCTAG
- a CDS encoding predicted protein: MFGLNVPTVYEPLPKKRGGENAISYLHKQLVQKYDPTGKRRALVDSKTGLRAGDVIKVTYMDRTDVVGRVLGIKRGQNNVGTNILIRNKINRVGCEVRIPLFSPKLRNIEVLYKPKKYLSRAKQYYIRNTKLDVDDVEAYVKRQQHK; the protein is encoded by the exons ATGTTTGGGCTTA ATGTGCCAACGGTTTACGAACCATTGCCAAAAAAAAGAGGTGGTGAAAATGCTATCAGCTACTTGCATAAGCAGTTAGTACAGAAATACGATCCTACTGGCAAGAGACGAGCTTTGGTGGATTCCAAGACTGGCTTGAGAGCTGGAGATGTTATAAAGGTCACATATATGGATCGAACCGATGTCGTAGGAAGAGTTTTGGGAATAAAAAGAGGTCAGAACAATGTGGGGACCAACATATTGATCCGTAACAAGATCAACCGTGTTGGTTGTGAAGTCAGAATCCCATTATTCTCTCCTAAGCTCCGTAATATCGAGGTCTTGTACAAGCCAAAGAAATATTTGTCGAGAGCCAAGCAATACTACATTAGGAACACCAAACTTGATGTGGACGATGTCGAAGCTTACGTCAAGCGTCAACAACACAAGTGA
- a CDS encoding predicted protein (go_component nucleus; small nucleolar ribonucleoprotein complex) — protein sequence MASASNPSLTPDQFIGSNLRVAIKDGRVVTGILTVIDPFGNLLLSNVIEESEDIISPPGIHKRDIGLVSVPRETIVTVSVDTNTHRRLFSKK from the coding sequence ATGGCTTCTGCTTCCAATCCTTCGCTCACACCAGACCAATTCATAGGTTCTAACTTGAGAGTAGCAATAAAAGATGGCAGAGTAGTCACAGGCATCTTGACTGTAATAGACCCTTTCGGCAACCTTCTCCTCTCCAATGTTATTGAGGAATCAGAGGATATAATCAGTCCTCCAGGGATTCACAAACGTGACATTGGTTTGGTTAGTGTACCTCGAGAAACGATTGTAACTGTCTCCGTGGATACGAACACTCATAGAAGACTATTTAGTAAGAAGTAG
- a CDS encoding predicted protein: MSWFCSITLMALVIAYVNATPPACFLSCIAEVAKTCPLQKMDITCLCAKEDSVLGCMVDICPYGTFFSGRDHFIGTCMEHGKPSISNPHPPDPIYPPKLSSSISTKPTPISSFSSTITDGLVSLSKPARSSIQQIETGKPESDCDSDTESEDEYNSDEDCEWEETQSVDADGNVIFIRRPINVPQKYRNPKNNGKTRKVIIKKPPQDY; this comes from the exons ATGTCGTGGTTTTGTTCTATTACGCTCATGGCTCTCGTTATTGCCTACGTAAATGCAACTCCTCCAGCATGTTTCCTTAGCTGTATTGCTGAAGTTGCCAAAACATGTCCTCTCCAGAAAATGGATATCACTTGTCTTTGtgccaaagaagattctgttCTTGGCTGTATGGTTGATATCTGTCCATATGGAACATTCTTCAGTGGAAGAGATCATTTCATTGGTACTTGTATGGAACACGGCAAACCGTCAATTTCAAACCCTCATCCGCCAGATCCAATTTACCCGCCAAaattatcttcatctatTTCTACAAAACCTactccaatttcttctttcagcCTGACTATTACCGACGGCCT TGTTAGCCTTTCAAAACCTGCTAGACTGTCAATT CAACAAATCGAAACAGGCAAACCTGAATCCGACTGCGATTCTGATACAGAGTCCGAAGATGAATATAACAGCGACGAAGATTGTGAATGGGAAGAAACCCAATCGGTTGATGCTGACGGCAATGTTATCTTCATCAGGAGACCTATCAATGTGCCGCAGAAGTATCGCAACCCAAAGAACAACGGCAAAACCCGAAAGGTTATCATCAAGAAACCTCCCCAGGATTAC
- a CDS encoding predicted protein — translation MQGSYKNNGLPRPYYMKPQSKRKHSPYDNMKMPVAFFTSSPRKILGYLILLSLFGTCVYWISQDMRPSPPPSYEIIKPETIKATKIANAVGSKADKEALNIDLAENLAAGSKGQKGIGVAEAPKGGIANEAAVVGSD, via the exons ATGCAGGGCTCTTACAAAAACAACGGTTTACCCAGACCGTACTACATGAAGCCTCAGTCTAAGAGAAAACACTCACCCTATGATAACATGAAGATGCCAGTAGCATTCTTCACCTCGTCTCCCAGAAAGATCTTGGGTTATTTGATACTTTTGTCATTGTTTGGAACATGTGTATACTGGATTTCGCAGGATATGAGACCTTCTCCTCCTCCGTCATACGAGATAATTAAGCCAGAAACCATCAAAGCTACC AAAATAGCCAACGCTGTAGGTTCTAAAGCAGACAAGGAAGCTCTCAATATCGATTTGGCTGAAAATTTGGCAGCTGGATCAAAAGGACAAAAAGGTATAGGAGTAGCAGAAGCTCCTAAAGGTGGTATTGCCAATGAAGCTGCAGTGGTAGGTAGTGAT
- a CDS encoding predicted protein, which produces MKFAKVLEQTLIEDDIPEEWMEAAIQYKALKKCINKVVNELKFLGLEKNTLNKIVELDENDTTASNPIVAEYTLTKSKDNSHDIKPMLKITLDYSNDQYTDDHIYELGQQLKKRIESLLNDDAPLQHLKPPPLESFKADTPEVDSSEDSDTEKIIELKEENDEIIVISPAHSREGSPPAVAKSISEKSEATNIDSALSESTPPATHNRKKNEIYIMLNSDSKFFQMLEGELENLDKLKTAEEKKLIDEVQELGGIVATLSNNASRWKNSDMYTWRELFRIYLDSEVFFKYNETSLLSSQRNSEQIKKNLAQFLDNVEKSGILQKFKNSKSLDAFNQFVSMNYHLLKILQFQSINTEAFRKILKKFDKQTSLGISHKFPELVSNDHIFITGTSIAQSICYILQNRVLTLIPQLEDYTCPICMSIAYKPIRLQCGHLFCVRCLVKLKQQNKINCPICRNENAILIADGSNLDMDAMNVMEKYFPVEVKEKLRDRKKEQ; this is translated from the exons ATGAAGTTCGCCAAAGTTCTCGAACAGACCTTGATAGAGGATGACATACCCGAAGAATGGATGGAGGCAGCCATTCAATACAAAGCTCTAAAAAAGTGCATCAACAAGGTAGTCAACGAACTCAAGTTCTTGGGCCTTGAAAAAAATACCCTCAA TAAAATCGTTGAACTCGACGAAAATGATACAACTGCCTCAAACCCAATAGTCGCTGAATATACCTTGACCAAGTCCAAAGACAACAGTCACGACATTAAGCCGATGCTAAAGATCACCTTGGACTATTCAAACGACCAATACACAGATGATCATATCTATGAGTTGGGCcagcaattgaagaaacgaATAGAATCTTTGCTTAATGACGATGCACCTCTCCAGCACTTGAAACCACCTCCACTAGAATCATTTAAAGCTGATACACCAGAAGTGGATTCATCAGAAGATCTGGATACCGAAAAAATCattgaattgaaagaagaaaatgatgaGATCATTGTGATATCACCAGCGCACAGTCGTGAAGGTTCACCACcagcagttgcaaaatcaatcagtgaaaaatcagaaGCAACAAATATAGATTCTGCATTGTCTGAGTCTACACCACCAGCAACACATAACAGgaagaaaaatgaaatttaCATCATGTTAAACTCAGACTCaaaattcttccaaatgCTAGAAGGTGAACTTGAAAACCTCGATAAATTAAAAACGGCAGAGGAAAAGAAACTTATCGATGAGGTTCAAGAATTAGGAGGAATAGTAGCTACATTGTCAAATAATGCTTCTAGATGGAAGAATTCTGATATGTACACATGGAGAGAACTTTTTAGAATTTATTTGGATTCCGAGGTGTTTTTCAAGTATAATGAGACCTCCTTGCTTTCATCACAAAGGAACAGCgaacaaatcaagaagaatcttgCACAATTTCTAGATAACGTTGAGAAATCAGGAATTCTACAGAAATTCAAAAACCTGAAGAGCTTGGATGCTTTCAATCAATTTGTGAGCATGAATTATCATCTTTTGAAAatcttgcaatttcaatCCATAAATACAGAAGCATTCAgaaagatcttgaaaaaattCGACAAACAAACTTCACTTGGTATTCTGCACAAGTTTCCGGAATTAGTTTCCAATGACCACATTTTTATTACAGGAACCTCTATAGCTCAATCCATTTGTTACATTCTCCAAAATAGAGTCCTCACTTTGATTCCACAACTAGAGGACTACACTTGCCCAATTTGTATGTCAATCGCTTACAAGCCGATCAGGTTGCAATGTGGACACTTGTTTTGTGTGAGGTGTttggtcaagttgaagcAACAAAATAAGATTAACTGTCCAATTTGCAGAAACGAGAACGCAATACTTATTGCAGACGGGTCTAATTTGGATATGGATGCAATGAATGTAATGGAAAAATATTTCCCCGTTGAAGTCAAGGAGAAATTAAGAGATAGGAAGAAAGAGCAG